TCGCGTCGAATATCTTTGTGATTCCCATTTGTTTGGCGCTTGATTTTGCCAGACGAACATGAAGGAGAAAGTATATGAAACGGCCAACCTATACCCTGTCGAGTATGATCAAAAAGGTGTTTCGGTCAGGCGAACGTTCCCTTCCGCGCGAGGAAATTTGCAGCCGATTGGAAGAGAGCGGACTGATTGCCCATCTGGATATGGAGGCAGAAGCCCTGCTGACCAAGGTATTGCAGATGAAACAGTCACCTGTGCGGGTTGGGCGAACCGACGCGATTGTGGAAGTAACGTACCAGCCTCATCAACTGTTTGACCTGGCATTTCGCTATTTGCGCGATACCCAAACGCCCAAAACGTTGGAACAAATAGTGGCTGAGCTTCGCCGCCAAACGCAATTTGGATGGAACCAGATTACTCGCTTGCTGCAACTGGACCGCGATCTCCGCTTCGTACAATTCCAGGGAGATGTCCGCTGGTTTTTGGCCGATTGGACGGTCGCCAATGATCAGGTTTATCAGTTTTGCAGAAGCAATGGGATTGCCCAGATCTCGTCCCGATCGCTCGGACATTTTCTCGAGCAGGAGGCGAAAATCCCGCCCGGCGCTGTATTTTTGCCCCCGTTGGACGACCGGTTTCGGCTGGAAGGAGAGCGTCTTCACATCATCGTCCGTGAAGACGACATCTGTGCCGAAGAGGAGCAAGAGGCGGAGGAGGATCTTTTGCCTGGCGAGGACGGCGGGCAGGTGGAGTGGGAGATCGAAGAGGCCAGGCTGGAAGCGGCCCCTGCTGAAGCCCCTGTGAGCGCACCCGGGTTAACCGAGCTGCACACCCCGGGCTTTCCGGCAGACGCGAAAGCGGATGAATCATCAGAATCGCCAGAGGCGACTGAATTGCAGCATGAACATCACGAACAACTACATTTTGAGGAGGAAGTGCCGATGAATTCCGTTCAAACACAATCGACCATTCAGGAAGTTCAGGAGATGCTTCGTCTCGCTTTGGACAGACTGCAAGCCCGCAATGCGGAAATGTCGCAGGAAGTTGTTTCTCACTTCCAAAAAAGCAATATGCAAGCTATAGAACTCCTGATGAAAGAGAAACATAAAAATGAACAGCTCGCACTTGGCATCGAACAAGTGTTGACGGCAAGTCAGCAGCAATGAGCAATCTGGAGGCCAAAATCCGGTTGGAAGTTCGGTTTGACTTGCTGCGCGAAGTCATTACGAGTTATCGGATGCGCCTACAGGAGATGGAAGTGGAAGTGGTGGAGCTGTTTGCCGCCAATCAGCTCTCGGCAATCTCCGAATGCATGAGGGAACAAGAACGCATCAGCCGGCTGATTCGCAAGCTGGAGCGCTTTATCCTCGAGTGGGAGACTGCCGAGACCACAGGCATCTCTCATGATACCAAACGAGAACAAATGAACACCTGAAAAAGATGCGGTATTTATAGGGGGATTGAGCGAGAATCCCCGCGCATGCCGCGGCGGGATAGAAAGGAGATTCAAACCCCTTATGTCTGTAGGAAGAAACGAACTATGTCCCTGCGGTAGCGGGAAAAAATACAAAAAATGCTGCGGAGTCGTGACCCCGATCACGGAGCTTCGCAGCCGCCATGAACAGAAACTCCAGAAGGAGTACGCACACTGGGTGGAGCGCTTGAACCACTTCGTCAGCAGTCTTTTGAGCAGCGAAGCGGTAGACGAGCTGCGGACCCGTTTTGCGAGAGAAGTGGGCCTCGCCGAGGGAACCATCATGAATCCGGAATGGACCGCACACTTCTTCAACTGGCTGGTGCTCGACCTCAAGACGAACGGGGACACGCCGCTGGAGAGCTATCTCAAGCAGCACGGCCGCCGGATGGAACCGGATCTGCGCCGGGCGTTTTCCCGTCTCCACCTCGACATCTACGAAATTACCGAGGTGGAGCGTGACGTCCTGACGGTCCGGCATCCCCTTCGCGGTGAGCAGCGCTACGTGATTCGGACGAATACCCTGCAGGTGCAGCCGGGCCAATTGCTGGTCGGCCGCCTGCTGTCGCTGGGATTGCGCGATCAGCTGTTCACAGGCAGCATCATTATGCAGCCTCACGTCAAACCGGCGCTGCTGGAATGGATGGATGCCCATCCGGAGATGGCCGAGGCGGCAGATGATCCTGCCAAGCGGACCTACACCACGGAGCTGTACCGCTTCATTACCCAGTTTGGTCAGGCGGAGGTGCCGCGGAGAGCAGACAGCCTGCTCCGCCGCGTGTACCAGGTACCGGATATGGCCAGGCTGACCCGGAGTATCGAGTCGAACCGGATGCTGGAGCTGAAAAAGCGGGATGGGGCCAAGGAAATCTGGGTGTACGCTCCCCGCAAGGAAGAGCATCTGTTCCCGGCGCTGAAGGATGCGCTGCTGGAGCTGTATGAGGTCCAGGCCGAACTCCTGGTGCAGGACAACACGGTCTGGCTCGAAGGGTATGCCGCACAGCTGGAAGAGCTGGCCGCCTTGTTGCAACTGCCGCAAGCGTCTGCGGAGGAGGCCATCTCGGTCCTCACCTCAACCGGCGCCAAGCTGACAAAAGGGACGTTATTCATTACAAGCCAGCCGACCCTGCCGCCAAAAGTGCTGCAGTGGGCGGTGCAAACCTATTTCACGGAAAAATGGCTGGTCTCCGCCAATGACGAGCTGCAAGGACTGGCTCCCCTGCTGGTGGCGGCTTCCGACAATGCGGAACTGCTCCAGAAACTGGGCAATCTGCTGGATCAACTGGAGCAGGACAGCAAGCTGGGACAAGGCGTCGCCCGTTTCATCCGCGTCGAAGTGCTGAAATCTCGCCTGGCTGTGGCCAAGACAGATCTGTACGTCACGAACCTCTTGGCCCGCCCGCTGATCGAGGGTCTGCCGGAGAGTGTTTACACGGTTCAGCCTGAGCTGCTCGCCGAGATTAACCGCTTTGTCCAGGAGATGACCGAGGGCAAATCGGAGGCGACCGTGAAAAAGTACGACGAAGTGATGAACAACTTCCGCTCGTTTGTCCGAAGTGCTTTTGGCCCGGGCTTTACCTGGGAGCAGCTGCGCCCGGAAGATCTCGCCTACTTCCTGGTCCACGACATCTTTTCCCGTGTGGATGCCGCGACGAAAACACTGGCAGCCAATTTGCTGTCCGTGCTCACCGCCTTTTTCAAATGGCTGGACAAGCAGCATGGAACCTCGCTGGCCAGCGTGATGCAGCCGCTGCTTGCAGAGCTGAAGGATACGCTTCCGGAAGCCTACCGCGGACGCAATCTGCTGGAAAAAGAGGCGCATCAGCGGTTGTTTTCCGCCGCATCCCCGCTGCAGACGGTGGCGGAGCAGACATGGGTGCTGGATGAGCAAACAAACGGCGGCTGGTACGCTAAAAACCGCCAAGGCGACAGAATCCTGGTGACGCTTCCGACCGATGGCACGCTGCCGCTTGCGCCGGACTGGCTGATTTCCGGATTGTTCGGCCAGTCTGCGGACGGGACATGGAGCTTGCTTAGCACCCCGGAGCTATACCCGCCTGTCGTGGGTCAGTTGATGGGACTGCCGCAGCGCGTGACCGTGTAGACGGAATCGGGCAACCTGCAAAAAAAGAAAGCCCCGAGGCTGATGCTTCGGGGTTTTGTATTGCCGCAGAGAAAAGGCGCAGGAGATCACCTGCGCCTTTTGCTTGTGCCGATTCATGGTCTGCAATTCCTGCGTAAGATAAGGATGCTGGACGGCTAGGCCGTCTGATTCCAGCGGTTGATCTCCTTGTCGCTCGGCAACAGGAAGCCCAGGGCTCCGATCAGCGGCATCAGGGAGCAGAGCGTGATGACAAAGGTGATGTTCTGCAAATCGGCCAGATAGCCGAGCACCAGTGCCCCCATGCCGCCCATGCCAAAGGCAAGCCCGATGATCAGTCCCGAAACGGTGCCGATGCGGCCGGGCAGCAGCTCCTGCGCGTAGACGACGGTCACGGAAAAGCTGGACAGCATGATCAACCCACTCGCGAAGAGCAGCGGATACGTCCAGACACCGCTCACGTAAGGAGTGAGGAGCGTCAGCGGGAGCGAACCCAGCGTGGAGAATACCAGCAGGTTGCGCTTGCCGAAGCGGTCGGCGATCGGACCGCCGAGGAAGGTGCCAATCGCGCCTGCGAGCAAAAAGCCAAACACGCAAAGCTGGGCGCTGGCGTATTCCATGCTGCGCACATCCATCAGGAAAAATTGGTAAAAGCTTTGGTAGCCCGCATTCAGCCAGGAGCGGACGCTGACGATCACGACGAGGAGACCGAGCGCCAGCATGCGCTTCTGTTTGTAGCTGTGAGAGATGGCCTCCTGCACGGTTTTCTTGGTACGCTGCTGTCCGCGGTACCAGAGCGCCACGTAGAGCAAGACGGCACTGGCCGCGGCGGCGGGTACGAGGAACCACATCGCCCCCGGCTGGCCCAAGGGCTGGAAGATCAGGATGGTCATCAGAGGAGCCAAGGCCTGACCGGCATTGCCGCCCACCTGAAAGATCGATTGTCCCAATCCGCGCCTCGGACCGGACGCATGGTGGGCGATGCGAGAGGCCTCCGGATGGAAGACGGCGGAGCCGATTCCCACGCAGGCGACAGCGAGCAGAACGATGTAATAATGGTCAGCCAGGGCAAGCGCGAACATCCCCAAGCCGGAGATCAACAGGGCGATCGGCGGCATCAGGGGGCGGGACTTGCGGTCGGATACGTAGCCGACGACAGGCTGCAGCACCGACGAGGTGAGATTGACGACCAATAAAATAACACCCACCTGTGTGTATGTCAGGGCGAGGTTGCTCTCCAATATCGGCAGCAGGGCAGGGATCACCGCCTGGATGCTATCGTTCAGCAAGTGCACCAGGCTAATGGCAAACAGCATGCGGTAGACCGTCGGCGCAGCTGTCATGGCCGGACGGGGATGCACACTGCTGGTTTGAGCGCTCATACTTTCATCTCCGTATTTTTTTGTTTTTTACTGTAACACTGTTTCGCAAAATCGTCATTACTTAAGACGCAACATATGACAAGGATAAATAAGGGATGGAAAGCTGCCGCCTCGCGCACACTATGCGGGAGCGCGAGAGGAGGGAGACAGGATGGAACAAACGTCAAAGGATGCAAACGGCAAACAGGATGGACGCGTCCGTCACGGCGGAGACGCCCACCGCTCTACGCAGAAAGAGCCCCAAGGGCCGGTTCAGGGCTTCAGCCAGGCTCCGCAGGGAAAACAATAAGGCATTGCCGCCGCCAGCTCCTCCATCGACAAAGATGGAGGAGTTTCGCATTGGCGGAACATTTTTCTACAAAACAACCGACGATTATGATACAATACCATAGTCAGTATTTACCCAATGTATGAAAAACTTAGTGCTTCCTGTCGAAAAGCACTTTTCTTATTTATAGAAACACTTGCAACCGATACCCAAGCGTTTCGCTGACAAGGAGACTGATGCATATGCCGGATATGGTCGGAAAAACGCGTGCGATTACCCATAAAAAGAAGCCGGTCCGCCGCCGCAAGGTCCGCAGATGGCTGATGTTTTTTTCTGTATTTTTCCTGCTCCTCGCCGGAGGAGTTGCGGGTGCCGTCTACTGGAAAATCGAAAATGCCTTGAATACGGTCACCTCGCCGCAGGATGGATATGCAACCCCCGGATCGGAGAATCTCGATCCGAAATACCATAACGATAAACCGCTCTCGCTGGTTATCCTGGGAAGCGATACGCGGCCGGAGACCGGCTCGATGAACACAGACGTCATGATTGTCGCAGTGGCGAATCCGACCACCAAAAAGGTGACGATGGTTTCCCTGCCGCGCGACACCCGAGTGAAGATTCCAGGCTATCGCGACTATCACAAGATCAACTCCGTATACGCCAACGGGGAAGCCGAACGGCGCCAGGCGGAGAGAAAGAATCAGGTTCCCACGGAAAACGGCATCTCGCTCACGAAAAAGACATTGACCGAGCTGCTCGGAATTCCGATTGATCATTATGTTGCCGTCGATTTTGAAGGGTTCAAAGCGGTCATCGACGAATTGGGCGGCATCGAGGTAAATGTAGACCGCAAGCTCGTCTACGATGACCCGACGGACGACACGCACATCAATCTCAGCCCCGGCCTGCAGCTGCTGAACGGGGAGCAGGCGCTCGGCTACGTTCGCCACCGCCATGACAACCGCGGCACCAAGTACTACTCCAGTGACTTTGACCGCAACCGCAGGCAGCAGGAAGTGATTCAGGCCGTGATCGACAAGGCCGGATCGCTGGAGGGCCTCACCAAGGTATTCGCGATACTGGACGTAGGCGCCAAGCACATACATACGGATTTGTCCAAAGAACAGATCAAAGGACTTGCCTACGATTTCAAAGGCTTGAATTCCTCATCGCTGCAGACGCTGGATAATGGCGCTTACTGGCAAGGCGGCTACACCTACCTGCCAAAAGAGAACCTGAATGCGATCCGCAGCGCGCTTCAGACGGAGATGGGACTTTCCGGATCTGTAGTCGCGAAATTAAATGACTCGCCGATTCTCGCCGGGGGAGATGACTCTGTCGCTGCGAGAAAGCCGTCCAGCGCGAAAAAGAGCAGCGCCTCGGCCGCTTCCGCACCGGCAAAACAACCGAAAAAAGAAGAGCCGTCCCAACCGGAGAACGTGACGCCGCCGGCAGAGGATGCGGTAGGTGCAGATGCGCCGCCGCCTGATATCGCGACTCCGCAGAATCCTTCGCAGTCTCCAGCGCCGTCAACCAGCCCGGTTCCCGGAACGAGCCCGGCACCGCCGCCGGACATCATCCAGCCGGAGCCGGCGCCGACTCCGGAAACAGTGCCGCCAGCTCCGGAAGGCGAGAAAACGACCTCATAATCCACACAGACGAGCATCCAGTCGCCGGGATGCTCGTTTTTTTTTCGAAAGAATCATGCAAAAAGGTTTAAAATCCGCAAAAGCATGGTAAAATGTTAATATACTGATAAAGCAGATTAGTCAGATAAATAAGCGGATAGGGAGGGATTCGGATGACGATTTTTCTGGTCAACCTGTTTCTGGTGATCGCGTTTGTATACCTGATTAGCCGACAACACAACGATGAAACTGTGTACGATGAAGATTATTTTCTCCAGAACCCTTCAGCCCTTGAAGAATATCAGCAGATGCCCATAGATTTTCAGCAGGCATTCTTTCGCAAGCATAAAGACTGGATCAAGGAAAAGTACATGGGCGGCGAGAGTTATGTCCTCGCTTTCTGCCCGAACAAGGAAGTCCGGCGTGCCTGGCTCTCCGAATTCGTCAGTCAAAAAGAGCTCAACAATACACCCACCCCTTCCTCCTGAAGGGGTTTCTTTTTGTCTCGCTGCTCATGATATACTTCCTGTAGAGAGGCACAGAGCGTGCTGAAATCAGAGGAGTGTGTCAGATGCTGCAGACTATGATTCAATTATGGGATCAACATATCGCGGATCACGCTGCCGTGAGCGACGTCATCCTGCGTTCGGAGCATTCTTTGCTGGAAGACGAGGAGACGAGGGAAGTGAAATTGATCATTGCCCCTGTCGGAGCGGAACAGCCTGTCGCGTCCGTCTTTCTTTTTGAAATCGAGGCAGGACGTACCTATGAGGTGGAAATCGAGCTGGAGTACGCCGAAGCGTCACTCACCGACGAGATGCTGAGCCGCTGGGAGCGGGCGAAGGAGATTGTCGCGGAGATCTCGCTCCAAGAGAAGAAGCGATTCCTCGCCCCCGGTCAGCTCGCGGAGTCCAGCATTGTCCTCGACTATCACTTCATGCTGGATATCGACGGAGGGGAAGAGGCCGGACGGGAAGCGGAAATAATCATCAAACAGGCTGCGAGTGATCTGAGCCGGCTGCTCCTGTTGTAGCGGAGGGACGAGTGAGAGGAATTACGAAAGAGCAGGAAAACGAAAGGAGCGTGGAGAATAGTTTTTACAGAAAAAATGAATGAGCATTCATTCGGAGGGGCGAGGTGGGCTGTTTTGGCATTGAAACAAGTATGGGAGCCGATTCAGATCGGAAGCCTGACACTCGAAAATCGAATCATGATGGGGTCGATGCATGTCGGATTAGAGAGGCTGGAGGGAGGAGTAGAGCGGCTCGCTTCTTTTTACGCTGAGCGGGCCCGGGGAAAAGTAGGGCTGATCGTCACCGGGGGGATCGCCGTGCTCCCGGAGGGCGGCATGGGAGAAGCGTATTGCAATGCGTACGCAGATGAGCATATCGAGAAGCTGCGTCCGATCCCGCGTGCCGTTCATGCGGCCGGGGGGAAAATTGCCTTGCAGCTGTTCCATGCGGGGCGCTATGCCTACAAGGAAACAACTGGGCTCGATCCGGTCGCACCCTCGCCGCTGCAAGCGCCGATCAATCGGACGAAGCCGCGTGCGCTGGAGCCGGAGGAGATCGAGCGGACGATCCAGGCATTTGCGGATGCTGCCTTGCGGGCCAAGAAGGCGGGCTTTGACGCAGTCGAAATCATGGGGTCGGAGGGCTACCTGATCAACCAGTTTCTCTCTCCCGTCACCAATCACCGGACGGATGAGTGGGGCGGCGATTTTGCGCGCAGAGCCCGGTTTGGCGTCGAGGTGACCAGGCGGGTGCGCCAGGCAGTGGGAGACGGCTTTCCCATCATCTTTCGCATGTCCGGTTTGGATTTGGTGCCGGACAGCACGACGATGGAGGAGACGCTCCGCTTTGCCCGGATGATTCAGGAGGCTGGAGCCGATGCGCTCAATGTCGGGATCGGCTGGCACGAATCCAAAGTCCCGACGATTGCGATGATGGTGCCGCGTGGAGCCTATGTCTGGGTAGCCAGACAAGTGAGGGAGGCCGTCTCGATTCCGGTCATCGCCAGCAACCGCATTAACGACGTCCGGCATGCGGAGGAAATCCTCCGGGATCAGCATGCCGACATGATCTCCATGGCACGGCCGCTCCTGGCCGATCCCGAGATCGTGAAAAAGAGCATGGAGGGAAGATTCGCCGAGGTAAACACCTGCATCGCTTGCAACCAGGCCTGCCTGGATCATATCTTCGACGGAAAGACAGCGTCTTGCCTGGTCAACCCGGTCGTCGGCAGGGAAGAGGAGTGGAGGCTTGTTCCGGCTGCCGTGAAGAAAAAGGTGGCCGTCGTGGGCGGCGGTCCGGCGGGATTGGAGGCTGCGCGGGTGCTGGCCGAGAGGGGCCACCAGGTCGTGCTGATGGAAAAGCGGACACAGCTGGGCGGACAGCTCACCTACGCCGTTCAGGTGCCGGGCAAGCAGGAATTTGCCGAAACATTGCGTTATTACCGGACGCAGCTGGATAGGCTCGGAGTGGAAATCCGCCTCGGCGTCGACGTGCGAGCGGGCGATCTCTTGGCAGAGGGCTTTGACGAAGCGGTTCTGGCGACGGGGGTCATCCCGAGAAAGCCGGAGCTTCCCGGCATCGACCTGCCGCATGTGGTCAGCTATCCGCAGATTTTTGAAAGAGAAGTAAGCGTAGGGAGCCGTGTGGTGATGATCGGCGCGGGCGGGATCGCTTGTGACCTCTCCCATCTGCTGAGCGAGAATCTCCAGCTTTCCCCGGAGACGGCAAAATATCTGATGGAATACCGCATTTTGGGGCCCAAGGAGCTGGAGAGCGTGAAGTCCAGCAGACGGCGGATCTCGATGCTGAGACGGGGAAAACAGGTGGGAACCGGCTTGGGAAAAACGACCAGATGGGCAACACTGGCCAATCTCAAGCGAAATGGAGTAGAAATGTTCACGGAAATCGAGTATCGTGAAATTACGACAGAAGGCGTGCGTTTTGTTCATGCCGGCGAGGAACGGCTGCTGCCCGCCGATACGGTCGTGATCGCAGCAGGGAGCACGCCGAACAACCGCCTCTACGACGCCTTGCGGGAGAAACTGCCGGTCCATCTGATCGGCGGGGCCAGAGAGGCAGGGGAGCTGGATGCGAAGCGAGCGATCTTCGAAGGGGCCCGAATCGGCAGAACCATCTGAGCAGAGCAGCAGTACGGAAAGATTGTCAGCTTTTCGGATGTTTTGTCGAAGGACTACCATTTACCCGGTATTTTTTGCACAATAGCTGTAGATGCAGCGAATAAAAAATCTTTTGATTGGGGGCTGTCTCCTTGATGAATCACAATGGCATCTTATTGGGGAAACGTCATTTTTTATACTCTACTGGCCGGGTCGTAAAGGTAGAGGGGTGGACGTTTGCCATAGCTCCCGAGTTCAAGGTAATCGCGGGAGGCAGCGCCAATCCGTTGCAGACGCTCATCAGCATTTACCATGAAACCGAAAAAGTGGCGCAACTTGTGCTCAGTCATCGGCGCTTTGATTCGGATCTTGCCGTCCAGGCGATCTCCAGTGAAATTTCTCTGGAAATGTCCCCTGCGACCCGTACGGTCAACGTAACGGTTAAACAGTAGAGCACCCGAATCGGGTGCTTTTTTGAACGAATAAGCGTTGATAAAGTTTTGAGAACCGATGGGCCCCTTTTTTCATGCTTTCAGGTTTCCTTAGTCGACAGCAATAGATAGTTTGTACCTAGTGAACGCGATAGATGAGTGGCTAAAAATAGAGAGGCAAAGGAGCGGTTGCGGATGAAGCTGACAGAGCTGAACATAGGGGAGTTTTCGTTGACGTGGTTGCGGGGCGGACTGACGCAGCTGGACGGCGGCGCGATGTTTGGGGTCGTGCCGAAGCCGCTGTGGAGCAAGCGCTACCCGAATAATGAACATAATCAGATTCCGCTGCGGGCAGATCCGATCCTGCTCCGGGCCGGGGGAAAGCGCATCCTGATCGAATCCGGGATCGGCAATGACCGCCTGACGGAAAAGCAAAAGCGCAATTTTGGCCTGCAGGAAGAGTCGCAGGTGCTTGAATCCTTGCAATCGCTCGGTTTGACGGCCGACGATATCGACATCGTTTTGATGACGCATATGCATTACGACCACGCCAACGGGCTGGTGGCGATCATAGAAGGGCGTCCTTCCTCCGTTTTTTCCCGCGCTGTCATCTACGTGCAGGAGCAGGAGTGGGCGGAGATGAGAGAGCCCAACATCCGCTCGCGCAACACATACTGGGAAGAGAACTGGCGGCCGATTCAGGACCAGGTACATACATTTGGCAGCGAGCTTGCGATTTTGCCGGGACTCTCCATGCACCATACCGGCGGCCACAGCCAGGGGCACGCAATCGTGCGGATGGAAAGCGGCGGTGAACTGGCGCTGCATATGGCCGATCTGATGCCGACCCATGCCCATCAGAACTCCCTGTGGGTGCTGGCTTATGATGACTACCCGATGGACTCCATCTACGCCAAGGAAGAGTGGATCAAGCCGGGGATCAGAGACGGTGCGTGGTTCACCTTTTACCACGATGCGATCTACCGTGCCGTCAAGTGGAACGAGCAAAATGAGCTGATCCAGTCTGTGCCTGTCGAATTCGCGGAATAGGATATTCGAGGAATAAGGAATGGAACGTAAGGCATGTCCAGAACCAAAAACCGGGGGAGCGCTCCGGTTTTTTGTGTACCCTCTCGTCAGACCCGCCTGCCAACCCGGCTCGGTGTTATCGAAAATCTGGTTCTCTCCATCGAAAAGTTGCATCAGTAAAACGGTCTGCTTCGATTGACGAATGCAAAGGCGATCACTACAATAAAAAAAACTTACGGAACTGTTCTGGTTATCCGAAATAGCAGAACACTTAGAGGAGAGAAAGAGATGAGCAGGGTCAGGGCGTTATTGCATGAGTTTCATCCGATCGTGTGGTCCCTTGTCGTGGGGACCGTGTTTGTTCGGGCTGCCAGTTCGATGAGCATGCCTTTTTTGTTTCTGTACCTGTCCAAACAGACAGATATGGATTTAGGCATGATCGGGCTTACGATCGGCGCGGGGGCTCTCGCGGGGACAGTGGGGGGATTCTTCGGGGGGACCCTGTCGGACAAAATCGGCAGGCGCCGCGTCATGCTGGGTGCGCTCTATGTCTGGATGTTTGTTTTCGTCGGCTTTGCCATTGGGAAAAGCCCGCTCTTGTTTTTGCTGCTCAATATGCTGGGGGGATTGTGCCGCTCCTTCTATGAGCCGGTCTCGCAAGCCTTGATGGCGGACCTGACTCCGCCGGAAAAGCGTTTCCGCGTATTCGGCCTCCGCTATACCGCGATCAATGTGGGCGTCGCCGTCGGTCCGATTATCGGCGCCATGCTCGCCTTGACCTCGGCAGTCCTGCCCTTTCTGGTGACGGCAGGCTGTTATTTTCTGTACGTGATCAGCTTGCAAATGATGCTGAACTATTTCGGAGTCAAAAAGATCGAGGGGCAGAAAAAGGAAGCGGTCAGCTTTCAGCGGGCTTTTGAGGTGGTCGTCAAAGACAAGGCTTTCCGGCTCTACATGGTGGCCGGAGTGCTGGGTGCGATCGGGTACTCCCAGATGTCCACCA
This sequence is a window from Brevibacillus composti. Protein-coding genes within it:
- a CDS encoding MFS transporter — protein: MSAQTSSVHPRPAMTAAPTVYRMLFAISLVHLLNDSIQAVIPALLPILESNLALTYTQVGVILLVVNLTSSVLQPVVGYVSDRKSRPLMPPIALLISGLGMFALALADHYYIVLLAVACVGIGSAVFHPEASRIAHHASGPRRGLGQSIFQVGGNAGQALAPLMTILIFQPLGQPGAMWFLVPAAAASAVLLYVALWYRGQQRTKKTVQEAISHSYKQKRMLALGLLVVIVSVRSWLNAGYQSFYQFFLMDVRSMEYASAQLCVFGFLLAGAIGTFLGGPIADRFGKRNLLVFSTLGSLPLTLLTPYVSGVWTYPLLFASGLIMLSSFSVTVVYAQELLPGRIGTVSGLIIGLAFGMGGMGALVLGYLADLQNITFVITLCSLMPLIGALGFLLPSDKEINRWNQTA
- a CDS encoding oxidoreductase, which produces MALKQVWEPIQIGSLTLENRIMMGSMHVGLERLEGGVERLASFYAERARGKVGLIVTGGIAVLPEGGMGEAYCNAYADEHIEKLRPIPRAVHAAGGKIALQLFHAGRYAYKETTGLDPVAPSPLQAPINRTKPRALEPEEIERTIQAFADAALRAKKAGFDAVEIMGSEGYLINQFLSPVTNHRTDEWGGDFARRARFGVEVTRRVRQAVGDGFPIIFRMSGLDLVPDSTTMEETLRFARMIQEAGADALNVGIGWHESKVPTIAMMVPRGAYVWVARQVREAVSIPVIASNRINDVRHAEEILRDQHADMISMARPLLADPEIVKKSMEGRFAEVNTCIACNQACLDHIFDGKTASCLVNPVVGREEEWRLVPAAVKKKVAVVGGGPAGLEAARVLAERGHQVVLMEKRTQLGGQLTYAVQVPGKQEFAETLRYYRTQLDRLGVEIRLGVDVRAGDLLAEGFDEAVLATGVIPRKPELPGIDLPHVVSYPQIFEREVSVGSRVVMIGAGGIACDLSHLLSENLQLSPETAKYLMEYRILGPKELESVKSSRRRISMLRRGKQVGTGLGKTTRWATLANLKRNGVEMFTEIEYREITTEGVRFVHAGEERLLPADTVVIAAGSTPNNRLYDALREKLPVHLIGGAREAGELDAKRAIFEGARIGRTI
- a CDS encoding LCP family protein yields the protein MPDMVGKTRAITHKKKPVRRRKVRRWLMFFSVFFLLLAGGVAGAVYWKIENALNTVTSPQDGYATPGSENLDPKYHNDKPLSLVILGSDTRPETGSMNTDVMIVAVANPTTKKVTMVSLPRDTRVKIPGYRDYHKINSVYANGEAERRQAERKNQVPTENGISLTKKTLTELLGIPIDHYVAVDFEGFKAVIDELGGIEVNVDRKLVYDDPTDDTHINLSPGLQLLNGEQALGYVRHRHDNRGTKYYSSDFDRNRRQQEVIQAVIDKAGSLEGLTKVFAILDVGAKHIHTDLSKEQIKGLAYDFKGLNSSSLQTLDNGAYWQGGYTYLPKENLNAIRSALQTEMGLSGSVVAKLNDSPILAGGDDSVAARKPSSAKKSSASAASAPAKQPKKEEPSQPENVTPPAEDAVGADAPPPDIATPQNPSQSPAPSTSPVPGTSPAPPPDIIQPEPAPTPETVPPAPEGEKTTS
- a CDS encoding MDR family MFS transporter, with translation MSRVRALLHEFHPIVWSLVVGTVFVRAASSMSMPFLFLYLSKQTDMDLGMIGLTIGAGALAGTVGGFFGGTLSDKIGRRRVMLGALYVWMFVFVGFAIGKSPLLFLLLNMLGGLCRSFYEPVSQALMADLTPPEKRFRVFGLRYTAINVGVAVGPIIGAMLALTSAVLPFLVTAGCYFLYVISLQMMLNYFGVKKIEGQKKEAVSFQRAFEVVVKDKAFRLYMVAGVLGAIGYSQMSTTLAKYAEMSVVDGTKLFAILMSVNAVVVILMQMPLTRWAEKRTPLTSIAVGNVMYALGDVGYAIAGSWTMFIIAMIVFTFGEILTFTASDVLIDRMAPEHMRGTYYGAKSFSNLGQFIGPWVGGIFLASYGGAPLFYAVAACSLISTAFQWAGQRVYSKETGKSINEARVV
- a CDS encoding YecA family protein gives rise to the protein MSVGRNELCPCGSGKKYKKCCGVVTPITELRSRHEQKLQKEYAHWVERLNHFVSSLLSSEAVDELRTRFAREVGLAEGTIMNPEWTAHFFNWLVLDLKTNGDTPLESYLKQHGRRMEPDLRRAFSRLHLDIYEITEVERDVLTVRHPLRGEQRYVIRTNTLQVQPGQLLVGRLLSLGLRDQLFTGSIIMQPHVKPALLEWMDAHPEMAEAADDPAKRTYTTELYRFITQFGQAEVPRRADSLLRRVYQVPDMARLTRSIESNRMLELKKRDGAKEIWVYAPRKEEHLFPALKDALLELYEVQAELLVQDNTVWLEGYAAQLEELAALLQLPQASAEEAISVLTSTGAKLTKGTLFITSQPTLPPKVLQWAVQTYFTEKWLVSANDELQGLAPLLVAASDNAELLQKLGNLLDQLEQDSKLGQGVARFIRVEVLKSRLAVAKTDLYVTNLLARPLIEGLPESVYTVQPELLAEINRFVQEMTEGKSEATVKKYDEVMNNFRSFVRSAFGPGFTWEQLRPEDLAYFLVHDIFSRVDAATKTLAANLLSVLTAFFKWLDKQHGTSLASVMQPLLAELKDTLPEAYRGRNLLEKEAHQRLFSAASPLQTVAEQTWVLDEQTNGGWYAKNRQGDRILVTLPTDGTLPLAPDWLISGLFGQSADGTWSLLSTPELYPPVVGQLMGLPQRVTV
- a CDS encoding YtnP family quorum-quenching lactonase; the encoded protein is MKLTELNIGEFSLTWLRGGLTQLDGGAMFGVVPKPLWSKRYPNNEHNQIPLRADPILLRAGGKRILIESGIGNDRLTEKQKRNFGLQEESQVLESLQSLGLTADDIDIVLMTHMHYDHANGLVAIIEGRPSSVFSRAVIYVQEQEWAEMREPNIRSRNTYWEENWRPIQDQVHTFGSELAILPGLSMHHTGGHSQGHAIVRMESGGELALHMADLMPTHAHQNSLWVLAYDDYPMDSIYAKEEWIKPGIRDGAWFTFYHDAIYRAVKWNEQNELIQSVPVEFAE